In the genome of Rhizobium binae, the window AATTGCCGTCCTTACCGGGCTGGAAGAATTGCGGCTGGGAATATCGGCCCTTAAGGCCGAACACCAACAGGGCTGGTTGAAAAGCTTCGTCACCTATTATTTGGGATACAAGCGGACATGCGATCTCGGTGAAAGTTGCGCGTTGCCAAGCTTGTCGGCCGACGTCATGCGCACCGACAACGAAACCCGCGATGCCTATACCGAAGAATTGCAGCGGCTCATCGCGGAAATCGCCGCTGGCCTGCCGGAAGGTGCGCCAGGTGATCGTGAAGGCCCTTCGCGGGAAGATCGGGCCATTCTATTGCTCGCCCTGCTTACCGGGGGTGTCACTCTCGCCCGGGCTGTATCGGATCCTGCTCTATCCGAGAAAATCGCCGGGCTTGTGACGACGGAAGCGCTACGCCGGGGGAGACCGGAAGCGTAAGGCAGCATTCCTATCAATTGGCGATTCGCCAAGCGGCCAACCGGGTCAGGAGCTTAACGTGTCATTACGTCCCCCAGCCGGAACAAACCCCTTCTGCCTCTACTCCGGTAGACCTACGGCCCGCAGCGCGTCCCCAAGGCATTTCGCCAGCGCCGGTGCGCGGTCGACGCCGGCGAACTGGCGGCCGAAACGAAACGTCGGATACAGCTCGAGGACCCGCGCGGCAGCCGCCCTCGGTTCCTCCAGCCGGCCGAGTTTGGCGAGCGCGGCGGCCAATTGCACATGCGTGACGCTGTGTGCGGGATTGGCTTGAACAGACCGGCAGGCAGCGCGACAGGCTTCATCATGGCAAATGCGTCTGGCACGTCGGCGGGAAGACGATCCGCGCGACGCCGGGCACCTTTCTGTCCACCAAAGTCAGCGACAAGCCGGCGCGCGTGCTGATGACTGTTTCTCCACCTGAGCACGAACATTACTTCGAAGAGCTTGGCAGCTCGCTGCCCGCGGGGCTCCGGATCTGATGGCGCTTGCCGACCTTAGAGCCACTACGGCAACAGGATCGTAAACGCGATCGGCAGTTTTGCTGGCGCAGCGCCCGCCATCGCCTGCTGCGGCGGCGTTACTGTCAGATCGCATCGGTTTAAACATATTAATTCAAAATATTACAGCGGCTCTTGTGCAGCCTGTCAGAGCCCACGGCACTCTAATTCCGCGAACATGACGGTCGCCATCTATGATAGTTCTCCCGCCCGCGGGTGATGCTCATCCCAAAATCAGGTGATGTATCATCTAAAAGTACTACTTTGGCATGCTTTTTGCTCCTGATAATATGAAGCAAGGTGATGTTTCGGTTTGGGACGACTTAAATCCGGGCGATTGCTAGCTTTGTGTAACTCAGGTAAAAGTTGTCAGACACGGATATGGCGAATAACCTCGTCTTCGTGTCCTCAGGAGGGAAAACAAAATGAAAGAAGAACCGCATGCAGTGGATGTTCATGTCGGGAAGACCATCCGCATACAGCGTCTGCTGCGCAAAGTTTCGCAGACCGAATTGGGCGATCGCGTCGGCGTCACATTCCAACAGATCCAAAAATACGAAAAAGGCTCCAACCGCGTTTCCGCCAGCATGCTGGTTGAAATCGCCGGCGCGCTGAAGGTCGATGTCAGGACGTTCTTCGACGACCTGTCCACTCCTGATACGGCCAACGACAACCCCGCTCCCAGCGAGGAATTCGTTATTTCGCGCGAGGGCGTCCTTCTCAACGCCGCGTTCTTCTCGATCAAGAACGAAGCGCTTCGCAAGAAGATCCTGAAGCTCGTCCAGGCAATCGCCCACACCGAACAGATGGACAGTGAAGCGGCCGAATAGGCCGGTTCTCCCTCACGCGATCCCACCGGACCGCATGAAGGTCAATGGCGATCGATCAGGATCAGATTCTCGCTGGCGTCCTTCATTGCGATCTTGGCCTTGCTGCCGAGCAGTTTTTCGAGGTTGACGTCTAGCTCCCTGTCCGGATCTATGCCGTCCCAATCGATGACGACCTGCAGCAGCGCCATGTTCGTCAGGTGCATCAGGTTGCGCAGCTGAAGCTTTTCAGCCTCCTCCTTGGCTGCCGACAGCAGCCGGAAGATCCTTGCGTATTCACTGCCTGTACCTTCGGTATGTTGTTCAAACATTGTTCCCGCCCCTTTGGCCGTGAGGCCTCAGATTCCATCACCACTGCATCTTTTCGCCGTGACCGTTATACAAGCGTTACAGCAGTCGCATTGCGCGTGACTTCGGCGTGCAAAAGCTCCCAGTGAGAGGTCGCGGCAAAGTGCCAGTCACGGTTGACGGGCATGAATTCGTCCCTGCGCAGCCATTCCAGCACCAGCCGCGCGTCGTCCCGCTTGCGTTCGACCCGGTTCTTGCGCAGGGCGGCCAGCACAAGGTCGCGGCGCGGCTTGCGGAAATGGCATTCGTCCACCACCCTGGCATAGGTGCGCTCGGAGAAATGCAGGAAGCGACCGGAGAGCAGCAGTTTCTTGCGCTCACCCGACGAAATCTCTCCGCCGGCATGAAGGGCGTTGATCGTCGGCTCGAAATCGACCCAGGGCACCGAAAGCGGCAGCCAGCCGAGCGCCTGCGGCGCATGCACCAGCGCCACCGCCTCGTCGTCGAGCAGCCGCCCGGACTGGTAATCTTCGAAGATCGAGCCGAGCCCGACCATGCCGAAAGGAGCGCATTCGGCGGCCCGCAAGGCGCCCATGCTGGCGCCACCGGCAACGGCGACATCCTGTTCCAGCGCGTAGAGAATTTCCTTGTGCCAGACCGACGGCAGATCGCCGAAATAGCCGTCGACGAGGCCGATTGCGGTGGCGCCGTCCTCGACCGCTTTGAGAATGTCGCCGCAGGCGGCAGGCGGCCGGAAATCGATGCAGGGTGACATGTTTCTCGCTGCGGCAAGACCGCCACCAAGGCTCGGACCGACGAACAGAACCTTCATGATTGGGCCGCCCTCATGGTGTTGACGGCGCGCAGGCCGAGCTGGATGTACTGACCTGATATATCGACCTCGAGGCCCGGGACGATCACTCTGACGACGGAGACCGGCAGAGCCTGGTGGTGCGGGAACGGCACGACGACGATCTGCTCGACGCCGGTCGCCGTCAGACGGTCGGCAATATGGCCGATGGTCTCCTGGATGGTTGCGGGACGGCGATGGCGCGGCTGGAAGGCGCGCATTCGGCCGCCGCCCTCGCAGAGTTCGACCACCTGCTGCATCGCCGCACTCTTGTCGAGCCGCTGATAGATGCGCGGCGAGAAATCATCGCGGCTGCCGGCGATCGCCGTCAGCCGGCTCTGCGCCGCCTCGGTGATGGCGCGCAGCGCGGCACGCACCGGGTCGGGGTGGCAGCCGCAGCCGCCGCAGACATGAGCCCAGCGCGCATCAACGCGGTCGGACAGATTGCCCGGCATGATGACGGCCAGAAACGCGGGAACACCGATATCCGTGGTCATGTCGAGCAGCAGCAGCCGCATTCCGGCGCGCGAAATCCGGTCGGTCATGACATCGATGACCGCATCGCCGAAGGAGGCGGGGTCGATGCGGCTCTCTCTGAGGCGCTGCGGCGATTTCAGCTGGGTCAAGGCCCACGCGTCGCGCTCCACCAGCTCGCAAAGCCCGTGCAGGACGGCCTCGGACGGCGTGTTGCCGGAGGCGAGCCCGTCGCTCGACTGCTCGAAGCCCGACGGCCGCTCGCCGCGATGGTCGAGGCCGACGAGCCACCAGGGGACGAAGACGCTGCTGCCGGAGAGGATGTCGAGGCCGGAGCACCAGGGGATGGGGCCGTCGCCGATGTCATCGGGCGCGCAGCGCGCAACATTGTCGAGATCGATCATGGCGGCGCCTTCCGCCCGCAGGCTGTCGACGGTCGCCCGTGTCAGGTCGGCTGGCGCAATTTCCGCAATCCGCGTCTCGATCGCCTCCATCGCGGCCGATGCCATGGCTGCATCATTGTCGATGCCTTTGCCCTGGAAGACCGAAAGCGTATGGCTGTTCGGCCTCGTCGCGAAGGCGACGGGGATGTTCAGCACGTCGAGGGCGGTCAGCAGTCCGACGCGCGTAATGCCGAATTCGCGCAGATGCGGCCTGATGGCGGCCAATGTCTGCACCGGAGTGACCGCGCGGTCATGATAGTCGCTGACGCCGGCCGATGATCGTTCGAGGTCATCGGCGAGCGTTTCAAGGTCGGCGAAGGCGGGCATACCGATCTTGTCCCTATCGGAACCTCAGCGCATGCGTCAGGCTTTCAAGCGCGTTGGCGGAAACGTTTAGTTGGTCCTGCTTCAGGGCAGCTTTGGCGGCTGTGGAAAGGCGCAGGGACTGTGTCTGAGGGTTGGTTTCAGCGTTCGTCTGCATGTTCATCTCCAATTGGCTGGACAGCGCGTTGCTGCCGTTAACCATCGAAGAGGAACATTGTCCGCGTCATTTAAGCGTTACAGGCTTCGTTAAAAAGCCGTGCAACTAAGGCAGACCGGCCAATTGCAGGCCTTTTATCAACGGTTCCGTAAAGGCGGGATCGCGATCGGGGACGAAATGACGAATATCTTCACTGCGGAAATCGGGGAAGTTTTCGAGCACCACGCGGGCGTAATTACCCGCTTTCCCGCTTTCGCCTGCCATGGCATGGGAGGCGGCGAGCAGGCGAGCAGTCGCCTGTTTTGTCTTTACCGGCTCCAGCGCCTTGATTGCCTTTTCATATTCTTCGCGCATGAAGTGGATGCCGCCGAGGTTCCAGTAATAATAGTCCGGCGGCAACGGGTTGAGCTTGAAGGCCGCGCGGCTGAGCTCCAGTGCGCGATCGAAATCGCCGTCATGGGAAAGGGCATCGGCATAATCGGCGAGGATGTCGGCATCGTTGGGATTGAGATCCTGCGCCTGCTGGAAATATTCCAGGCTCTCGTCGAAACGGCGGCGATAGAGCGCCACGAAGCCGAGCTCGCGGAACGCCCGGCCGCTGTTCGGGTCGGACTGCTGGGCGAGCCGCGCGGCCCCGTTCGCCTCGTCGAGCAGGTCGGTGTCCTGCATGCCGCGGATCAGCCATTCCATACCGAGCGCGCGCGACATGCCGGCATGGGCGGCCGAGAAATGCTCATAACGATTGAGCGAGGATTTGAACCATTTGCGCGCCTGGCGCAGATGCTGCAGATCGGTCTGGGCGATCAGCCGCTTGCCTTCGAGATAGAGACGGTAGGCCGATGGCGGCGCGTCGCCGATCGGCATCGCCAGTTCGTGGCGCTCGATCGTGTCGGCAAGCGAGGAAACGATCCGCCGTGTCAGATGCGCAAAGGATTCACTGATCTTTTGCATGACCAGCGGCAGTTCTAATGCCCAGATCACCTCCGACGTCGTCGTCCGCGTCAGCCGGCAGGTCGCGTAGACATCCTCGTCGCGGCCCTGGATGGTGACGTAGACCGCGTAATCGAAGCTGAGGTCGAGCGGGCCGGGGACGGCGCGCGCCGGATCGACCGCGCGGCTGAGAATCTCGAGGCTCGTATGGGCTGCGATCACCTTGAAGCCGCGCTGCTGGCTGAGGCCGATGGTGACGTCTTCGAGAAGCGCCCGGCCGACGCGCTCCATCAGCGGATCGGTAAAAATACTTTCAGGCGGCAGGATGATGATCCGCGGCTCGCCGAGCGGACCGGCAAAGCCGCCGAGCGCGGAAGAAGGGCGCTCGACTGCAGCCTGTGCCGCCGAGGCCAGGCCGAGCTCACGGGCAAGCGCGGTGGTGCTTTCCTCCGGCTCGGTGTCGAAGTCGTCCCTCAGCTGGCTCTTGCACTTCAGATAGGCCTGACGGGCCGCGGCCGGATCGTTCATCCCGACATAGAGGCGCATCAAAGCGCGATAGGCGGTCTCGCTGGCGGGGTCGAGTTCCAGCAGCCGCCGGGCAAAGGCGACTTGCTCTTCGTCCGATCTGCCTTCAGCGCTCTCGACCAGACGGGTGAGATGGGCGGCGCGCAATTCGTCGACACGTTGGCGCTCGAAGGTCAGCCAGTCCTCGGCCCCCTGCGTCGGCGACTTTGCGCCTTCGAGCAGCTCGCCGTTCAGGATGCCGATGTCTTCCGCTGCGAGCGGCCCCTTCTGCTTCAGCAAATGAACGTCGACCTCCCAGCCATCGGCAAGCCCGATATGGGTTCGGGTCGCTGCCAGCAGCGGCGGGAGGCCGGCGGGAATGCTCTGCTCGATGCGCGCCAGGAGCTGGCGCAGGCTGCCTGCGCGCTTTTCCGGCAGCTCCGATTGCCAGAGCTGACGTCTGACGGTCTCGCGGTCGAGTTCGCGATCGGCTTCGGCGGCGAGCATGGCGAGGAGAAAATAAGACTTCTCCGGCAAGGAGAGTTCCTTCCCCGCTGCCAGCAGTCGCGGCCTTCCGAGCAGGCAGAGCCTGTTCGTCGGCATCTGTCCGGATGTCCGTAGCATCCCGCTCCTCACCCCTGAAAGCCAAGCGCGCATGCGCACCCGCGGCCCGGTACATGTTAGAGCTATATGCGGCCCGCGCATAGCGGCATTGCCATCGAAAAACGAATTTTTCGTCGAATATTTGTATTTTTTCGCGTCGGCGGACAGGAAATGCTTGCCAACACTTTGCAGGCGACGCGAATTGCCTTCCGTTATTTCAGCCGGGCGAGCCTCGATGGCGGGCAATTCAGCAAGCACAGCCGAGGGTTCACAGCGCTGATGCGACCCGTTTGGCGCGAGTTTCCGCTGCGGTTGCGGCCTCGACGAAATCGAGGCCGATATCCAGCACCGGCGCGCTGTGCGTCAGCCAGCCGACGGAAATCAGGTCGACACCCGAGGCCGCGATTGCCGCGGCCGTTGCCGGCGTCACCCTGCCGGATGCCTCCGTGATGGCCCGGCCGGCGACGATGGCGACCGCCTCGCGCAGCTGATCCGGCGTCATATTGTCGAGCAGGACGGCATCGACGCCTGTTTCCATCGCTTCATGCAACTGATCGAGCCTGTCCACTTCGACCTCGACCTTGACCAGATGGCCAACGCCGGCCCGGGCCCGGCGGATAGCCTCGGCAACGCCGCCGGCGATCGCCACGTGATTGTCCTTGATCAGCACTGCGTCATAAAGTGCGAAACGGTGGTTCATGCCGCCGCCGGCTCGCACCGCATATTTCTCCAGCGCCCTCAACCCCGGCGTCGTCTTGCGGGTGCAGGCGACAGAAGCTTTGCTGCCGCTGATGGCGGCGGCAATCTCGGCCGTCACCGTGGCGATGCCGGAGAGATGGCCGAGGAAATTCAGCGCGGTGCGCTCGGCGGTGAGCAGGCCGCGCGACGGTCCCTCGATGGCGGCGATCACATCGCCTGCTTTGACCGCATCGCCATCGTCGATGTGGCGTCGCATGGCGATCTCGGGATCGACGAGGGTGAAGGCGAGCTCCGCCGCGTCGAGACCGGCGATCACGCCCGGCTGACGGGCGGCCATCACCACTGTCGAGCGATGCTCCCGGGGGATGACCGCTGCCGAGGTGATATCGCCGGCAAGGCCGAGATCCTCGAGCAATGCCGCCCGCACCAGCGGCTCGACGATCAGGCGCGGAAGGGGAACGAGGCTCATTTCAGGCACTCCTGGCAAGGGCATAGGGCGGTGTTGCGCGGGCGATCTCCAGCGCCCGGGACAGGCGCATCCGCCGGCGCTGCGCATCGGCGAGCTTCAGCGGAAAATCGGTGCGGGCATGGGCGCCGCGCGATTCCAGCCGCAGACCGGCAAAGACCGCGATCAAAAGCGCGACGATGGCCGGATCGGCGGCAGGGCCGTCACTTTCGGCAAGCGGCAGCAGAGCGGCGGTCGCGTCCTGCACGGCACCCCCATTGCGCAGCACGCCGAGTTGGCGCGAGACGATCGGCCGGACAAGCGATGCGTCGGCCGGAGCCGGCAGCCTTTCGGATTGGCAGGGACTGCCGGTGCGTGCCGACATGCCCGCTATGTCGCGCGCCGCCCGCATGCCCATCACCGCCGCTTCGAGCAGCGAATTGCTGGCCAGCCGGTTTGCGCCGTGCAGGCCGGTCGATGCCGCCTCCCCGGCAACCCAGAGGCCGGCAACGGAGCTGCGGCCATTGGCATCGGTCGCGACGCCGCCCATGTGGTAGTGAACGGCCGGGCGCACCGGAACGAGCTCCTTCGCCGGATCGATGCCGGCCTCGCCGCAAAGCGCTGCGATGACGGGGAAGCGGGCTGCAAACCGGCTGCCGAGCGCGTCGCGGGCATCGAGGAAGACCCTGCCGCCGCGGCCGATCTCGGCGCTGATGGCGCGCGCTACCACATCGCGCGGCGCAAGCTCCGCGCCCGGGATGCGGGCCATGAACCGTTCGCCGCGTTCGTTGACGAGCAGGGCCCCCTCGCCACGCACCGCTTCGCTGACCAGTGCTAGGGGTCTACGGCGGGAATCGAGCGCCGTCGGATGGAACTGGACGAATTCCATGTCGGCAAGATCGGCACCTGCCCGTGCCGCGAGCGCAATCCCCTGGCCGAAATTGCCGATCGGATTGGTGGTCGCATCATAAAGGCCGCCGATACCGCCGGTGGCGAGCACCACCTTCGCGGTCGGCAGAATGGCGGGCCCATTCGCGGTCGCGCAGAGCAGGCCGGCGACCTCCTCGCCATCCATCAGAATCCGCCGCGCTTCGAAGCCTTCGAGTACTGATATGGCGGGCGTCTGCGCCACGGCTCGCACCAATGCGGCAATGATTGCCGCCCCCGAGCCGTCGCCTTCGGCATGGACGATGCGACGGCGGCTATGCGCCGCTTCCAATCCGAGCGAGAATTCTCCCGCCGCATTGCGGTCGAAACGCACGCCGGCCTGTTCCAGCGCGGCGATTGCTGCCGGTGCCTCGGCAATGATGCCGGCGGCGACGGTCCGGTCGCAGAGCCCGTCGCCGGCCGCAAGCGTATCGGAAAGATGCAGCCCCGCGCTGTCGTCGCCGCCGATGCTGGCGGCAATGCCGCCCTGCGCCCAGGCGCTTGAGGTTTGTGTGCCGAGGGCGGCGCGGGTGACGATGACGGAGGGTTCCGGCGCCAGCGTCAGTGCCGTCATCAACCCGGCCAGGCCGCTGCCGACGATGACGGTGCGCCCGGCAAGATGATCGAGACGTTCGCTCATATCGCCAGCATCCTTTCGACGGCGCGCCGCGCTGCTGCGGCGATTGCCGGATCGACCGTCACTTCATGGCGGTTCTCCTCAAGTGCGGCGCGGATATTGGCGAGCGTGATCCGCTTCATGTGCGGGCAAAGATTGCAGGGCCGAATGAACTCGACGTCCGGATGGTGCACGGCGACATTGTCGCTCATCGAGCATTCGGTCAGCAGCACGACCCGCGCCGGCTTCCGGCTGCCGACATAGTCCGACATCACGGCGGTGGAGCCGGCGAAATCGGCCTCGGCCACCACCTCGGGCGGGCATTCGGGATGGGCGAGCACCTTTACGCCGGGGTGGTTTTCGCGCAGCTGGCGGACATCGTCGGCGGTGAAAAGTTCGTGCACCTCGCAATGCCCATGCCAGGCGATGATCTCGACATCGGTTTCGCGGGCAACATTGCGCGCCAGATATTCGTCCGGGATCATCAGCACTTTCGGTACCCCGAGCGATTCCACCACCTGTTTGGCGTTGCCGGAGGTGCAGCAGATGTCGGAGGCGGCCTTCACCGCGGCCGAGGTATTGACATAGGTGACGACCGGCACGTCGGGATGGGCCTGGCGCAGCAGCGCGATATCCTCCGGCGTGATCGAATCCGCCAGCGAGCAGCCGGCGCCGAGATCCGGGATCAGCACGGTTTTCTCGGGATTCAGCAGCTTGGCGGTTTCGGCCATGAAGTGCACGCCGGCGAGCACGATCACGTCGGCATCGACCTCGATCGCCTTACGAGCGAGCGCCAGGCTGTCGCCGACGATATCGGCGACACCGTGGAAGATCTCCGGCGTCTGGTAATTATGCGCGAGAATGACGGCGTTGCGGCGGCGCTTTAGGTCGAGAATGGCGTCGACGTCGTTCTCGAACGCCATCCATTCGGCTTTGGGAATGACGCGGCTGACGCGCTCATAGAGCGAGGATGCGGAAACAGGATGATTCATGCCGGCTCCTAATTATGCTCCATCTGAGCATATCATGGACAAAGACATATTCTCATTCTGAGCATATGTCAATTGCGGGAGAGCGGTAATTTCGTTCCGGCCAGTGCCCGTTCCTCGAGCACGGTGTGGCGGAAGCGGAAAAGCTTGGCCGGCCGGCCGCCGGTTTCGCTTTCGGTACCGCCGGTTTCCTCGACCAGTTCCTGCTGCTCGATCAGCCGGCGGAAATTCTGCTTGTGCAAAGTCAGCCCGGCGAGCGCCTCGATGGCGCGCTGCAGTTGCAGAAGCGTAAAACTCTCCGGCATCAGCTCGAAGACGACGGGGCGATATTTGATCTTGGCGCGCAGCCGGGCGATGCCGGTCGCCAGGATCCGGCGGTGATCGGCAAACATCGCCCGGCCGAGATTGGCCTCGGCGGCGCATCCGGCCTCAGTGACGAGTCCCGCCTCGTAAAGCAGTTCGTAGCGCTGCAGCGCCAGATCCTCGTTCCAGCCGCCGCCGTCGAGGCCGAAGGTGAAATCCGCCCGGCGATGGCGATGGTCGCGCCTGGCCGGATCGGCATCGGCCCAGGCCTTCAGGCGCGCCATGATCTCATCGAGCACGACCGGGCGGCCCTGCCGGTGGTCTTCCCAGGGGAAATATTCGTACCAGCCGTGCCAGCCCGGCCGGCCGGCGCCCGACTGCTCGTTGACAAGGCCGAGATAGCTGATGGAGATCGTCCGCCCGCCGGGGATGTCGTTGTTCCGGTCGCGGTCGGCGAAAGTATAGAGCTGTTCGAGATAGCCGACGGGGTGCTCCGTCTGCTCCTGCACCCATTCCCGCAGGCCCGATTGCAGGGTGCGATGGCCCATTTCGAACGGGCCGGACGGCAGAGCATTGCCGGAACGGATGGTCATCACACGCGGCTCGTCCCCCGTCACCGCGACGAGCACCGCAATCAATTCCGCATGCGCAAAGCCGATCGTCACAGGGGATCGAATACTCCGTTCTCGTTGGGTCGAACGGATCATTCCTG includes:
- a CDS encoding NUDIX hydrolase, whose amino-acid sequence is MIRSTQRERSIRSPVTIGFAHAELIAVLVAVTGDEPRVMTIRSGNALPSGPFEMGHRTLQSGLREWVQEQTEHPVGYLEQLYTFADRDRNNDIPGGRTISISYLGLVNEQSGAGRPGWHGWYEYFPWEDHRQGRPVVLDEIMARLKAWADADPARRDHRHRRADFTFGLDGGGWNEDLALQRYELLYEAGLVTEAGCAAEANLGRAMFADHRRILATGIARLRAKIKYRPVVFELMPESFTLLQLQRAIEALAGLTLHKQNFRRLIEQQELVEETGGTESETGGRPAKLFRFRHTVLEERALAGTKLPLSRN
- a CDS encoding L-aspartate oxidase produces the protein MSERLDHLAGRTVIVGSGLAGLMTALTLAPEPSVIVTRAALGTQTSSAWAQGGIAASIGGDDSAGLHLSDTLAAGDGLCDRTVAAGIIAEAPAAIAALEQAGVRFDRNAAGEFSLGLEAAHSRRRIVHAEGDGSGAAIIAALVRAVAQTPAISVLEGFEARRILMDGEEVAGLLCATANGPAILPTAKVVLATGGIGGLYDATTNPIGNFGQGIALAARAGADLADMEFVQFHPTALDSRRRPLALVSEAVRGEGALLVNERGERFMARIPGAELAPRDVVARAISAEIGRGGRVFLDARDALGSRFAARFPVIAALCGEAGIDPAKELVPVRPAVHYHMGGVATDANGRSSVAGLWVAGEAASTGLHGANRLASNSLLEAAVMGMRAARDIAGMSARTGSPCQSERLPAPADASLVRPIVSRQLGVLRNGGAVQDATAALLPLAESDGPAADPAIVALLIAVFAGLRLESRGAHARTDFPLKLADAQRRRMRLSRALEIARATPPYALARSA
- the nadC gene encoding carboxylating nicotinate-nucleotide diphosphorylase, with amino-acid sequence MPLPGVPEMSLVPLPRLIVEPLVRAALLEDLGLAGDITSAAVIPREHRSTVVMAARQPGVIAGLDAAELAFTLVDPEIAMRRHIDDGDAVKAGDVIAAIEGPSRGLLTAERTALNFLGHLSGIATVTAEIAAAISGSKASVACTRKTTPGLRALEKYAVRAGGGMNHRFALYDAVLIKDNHVAIAGGVAEAIRRARAGVGHLVKVEVEVDRLDQLHEAMETGVDAVLLDNMTPDQLREAVAIVAGRAITEASGRVTPATAAAIAASGVDLISVGWLTHSAPVLDIGLDFVEAATAAETRAKRVASAL
- a CDS encoding YcaO-like family protein; its protein translation is MPAFADLETLADDLERSSAGVSDYHDRAVTPVQTLAAIRPHLREFGITRVGLLTALDVLNIPVAFATRPNSHTLSVFQGKGIDNDAAMASAAMEAIETRIAEIAPADLTRATVDSLRAEGAAMIDLDNVARCAPDDIGDGPIPWCSGLDILSGSSVFVPWWLVGLDHRGERPSGFEQSSDGLASGNTPSEAVLHGLCELVERDAWALTQLKSPQRLRESRIDPASFGDAVIDVMTDRISRAGMRLLLLDMTTDIGVPAFLAVIMPGNLSDRVDARWAHVCGGCGCHPDPVRAALRAITEAAQSRLTAIAGSRDDFSPRIYQRLDKSAAMQQVVELCEGGGRMRAFQPRHRRPATIQETIGHIADRLTATGVEQIVVVPFPHHQALPVSVVRVIVPGLEVDISGQYIQLGLRAVNTMRAAQS
- a CDS encoding BTAD domain-containing putative transcriptional regulator, coding for MLRTSGQMPTNRLCLLGRPRLLAAGKELSLPEKSYFLLAMLAAEADRELDRETVRRQLWQSELPEKRAGSLRQLLARIEQSIPAGLPPLLAATRTHIGLADGWEVDVHLLKQKGPLAAEDIGILNGELLEGAKSPTQGAEDWLTFERQRVDELRAAHLTRLVESAEGRSDEEQVAFARRLLELDPASETAYRALMRLYVGMNDPAAARQAYLKCKSQLRDDFDTEPEESTTALARELGLASAAQAAVERPSSALGGFAGPLGEPRIIILPPESIFTDPLMERVGRALLEDVTIGLSQQRGFKVIAAHTSLEILSRAVDPARAVPGPLDLSFDYAVYVTIQGRDEDVYATCRLTRTTTSEVIWALELPLVMQKISESFAHLTRRIVSSLADTIERHELAMPIGDAPPSAYRLYLEGKRLIAQTDLQHLRQARKWFKSSLNRYEHFSAAHAGMSRALGMEWLIRGMQDTDLLDEANGAARLAQQSDPNSGRAFRELGFVALYRRRFDESLEYFQQAQDLNPNDADILADYADALSHDGDFDRALELSRAAFKLNPLPPDYYYWNLGGIHFMREEYEKAIKALEPVKTKQATARLLAASHAMAGESGKAGNYARVVLENFPDFRSEDIRHFVPDRDPAFTEPLIKGLQLAGLP
- a CDS encoding TfuA-like protein, translating into MKVLFVGPSLGGGLAAARNMSPCIDFRPPAACGDILKAVEDGATAIGLVDGYFGDLPSVWHKEILYALEQDVAVAGGASMGALRAAECAPFGMVGLGSIFEDYQSGRLLDDEAVALVHAPQALGWLPLSVPWVDFEPTINALHAGGEISSGERKKLLLSGRFLHFSERTYARVVDECHFRKPRRDLVLAALRKNRVERKRDDARLVLEWLRRDEFMPVNRDWHFAATSHWELLHAEVTRNATAVTLV
- a CDS encoding TetR/AcrR family transcriptional regulator, whose translation is MRYTAEHKKRTQAKVIAAAGQIFRKEGYGGAGIDALTKAAGVTNGAFYGHFRSKSEAFRIAVLTGLEELRLGISALKAEHQQGWLKSFVTYYLGYKRTCDLGESCALPSLSADVMRTDNETRDAYTEELQRLIAEIAAGLPEGAPGDREGPSREDRAILLLALLTGGVTLARAVSDPALSEKIAGLVTTEALRRGRPEA
- the nadA gene encoding quinolinate synthase NadA, producing the protein MNHPVSASSLYERVSRVIPKAEWMAFENDVDAILDLKRRRNAVILAHNYQTPEIFHGVADIVGDSLALARKAIEVDADVIVLAGVHFMAETAKLLNPEKTVLIPDLGAGCSLADSITPEDIALLRQAHPDVPVVTYVNTSAAVKAASDICCTSGNAKQVVESLGVPKVLMIPDEYLARNVARETDVEIIAWHGHCEVHELFTADDVRQLRENHPGVKVLAHPECPPEVVAEADFAGSTAVMSDYVGSRKPARVVLLTECSMSDNVAVHHPDVEFIRPCNLCPHMKRITLANIRAALEENRHEVTVDPAIAAAARRAVERMLAI
- a CDS encoding helix-turn-helix domain-containing protein, coding for MKEEPHAVDVHVGKTIRIQRLLRKVSQTELGDRVGVTFQQIQKYEKGSNRVSASMLVEIAGALKVDVRTFFDDLSTPDTANDNPAPSEEFVISREGVLLNAAFFSIKNEALRKKILKLVQAIAHTEQMDSEAAE